A stretch of the Clavibacter sp. B3I6 genome encodes the following:
- a CDS encoding SRPBCC family protein translates to MPQVIETVDVNVPVSTAYNQWTQFESFPNFLSYVESITQVTDTLTEWKVKIGGIERTFEANITEQHPDERVAWNSTGGDEDHAGVVTFHKLSDTETRVTVQLDWAAKGLVEKVGAVIGVDDHVIKGDLKNFKEFIEKRGTEEGAWRGDVQA, encoded by the coding sequence ATGCCCCAGGTAATCGAGACCGTCGACGTCAACGTCCCCGTCAGCACCGCCTACAACCAGTGGACCCAGTTCGAGTCGTTCCCGAACTTCCTCAGCTACGTCGAGTCGATCACGCAGGTCACCGACACGCTCACCGAGTGGAAGGTCAAGATCGGCGGCATCGAGCGCACCTTCGAGGCCAACATCACCGAGCAGCACCCCGACGAGCGCGTCGCCTGGAACTCCACGGGCGGCGACGAGGACCACGCCGGCGTCGTCACGTTCCACAAGCTGAGCGACACCGAGACCCGCGTCACCGTCCAGCTGGACTGGGCCGCGAAGGGCCTCGTCGAGAAGGTCGGCGCCGTGATCGGCGTCGACGACCACGTCATCAAGGGCGACCTCAAGAACTTCAAGGAGTTCATCGAGAAGCGCGGCACCGAAGAGGGCGCCTGGCGCGGCGACGTCCAGGCCTGA
- a CDS encoding LLM class flavin-dependent oxidoreductase produces MPASGTPLRRLGFLTIGLFDPSDPAAGHETTLRIIERGEQLGLDSAWLRHRHLQHGISSPVAVLAAASQRTSRIDLGTAVTPIGAENPFRLAEDLATVDLLTGGRLQPGFSVGRPMRFETYRHAIYPTTADQEELGYDRLLRFRDLVRGDEVSGVTGREGQEEYASTVQPQSAGLVDRLWYGAGSTRSAVWAAENGFHLLTSSVIQGELGPDFAANQRAQIDAYRAAHPAGAAARVSQGLVVIPTDRATPEQRRRYEAYAAERSARVGVPQGPKSMLFAADLVGTSEQIAERLHADPAFQAVDEVAFALPFTFGEADLEQILTDIAERLGPALGWSPAA; encoded by the coding sequence ATGCCCGCATCCGGTACCCCGCTGAGGCGCCTCGGCTTCCTCACCATCGGCCTGTTCGACCCCTCGGATCCCGCGGCGGGCCACGAGACGACCCTCCGCATCATCGAGCGCGGCGAGCAGCTGGGCCTCGACAGCGCCTGGCTCCGCCACCGCCACCTCCAGCACGGGATCTCCTCCCCCGTCGCCGTGCTCGCCGCCGCGTCCCAGCGCACGAGCCGCATCGACCTCGGCACGGCCGTGACGCCCATCGGCGCCGAGAACCCGTTCCGCCTCGCCGAGGACCTCGCCACGGTGGACCTCCTCACGGGCGGCCGCCTGCAGCCCGGCTTCTCGGTGGGCCGGCCGATGCGCTTCGAGACCTACCGCCACGCGATCTACCCGACCACGGCCGACCAGGAGGAGCTCGGCTACGACCGCCTCCTCCGCTTCCGCGACCTCGTGCGCGGCGACGAGGTGAGCGGCGTCACCGGCCGCGAGGGCCAGGAGGAGTACGCGTCGACCGTGCAGCCGCAGTCCGCGGGGCTCGTCGACCGGCTCTGGTACGGCGCGGGGAGCACCCGATCCGCGGTGTGGGCGGCCGAGAACGGCTTCCACCTCCTCACGTCGAGCGTGATCCAGGGCGAGCTCGGCCCGGACTTCGCCGCGAACCAGCGGGCGCAGATCGACGCGTACCGGGCCGCCCATCCGGCGGGTGCCGCGGCGCGCGTCTCGCAGGGGCTCGTGGTGATCCCCACCGACCGCGCCACCCCGGAGCAGCGCCGGCGCTACGAGGCGTACGCCGCCGAGCGCTCGGCCCGCGTCGGCGTCCCGCAGGGCCCGAAGAGCATGCTCTTCGCGGCCGACCTGGTGGGCACGTCCGAGCAGATCGCCGAGCGCCTGCACGCGGATCCCGCGTTCCAGGCGGTCGACGAGGTCGCCTTCGCCCTGCCGTTCACCTTCGGCGAGGCCGACCTCGAGCAGATCCTCACCGACATCGCGGAGCGCCTGGGCCCGGCGCTCGGCTGGTCGCCCGCCGCCTGA
- a CDS encoding MFS transporter: protein MDRPRPPGRRTTLQEHQIPHARTPEDAPPSTSPAGPAAPAVPAAPAAPARSKWILLAVVALAQLMVVLDGTIVNIALPAAQRELGMSDADRTWVVTVYALAFGSLLLLGGRIADYWGRKRSFILGMVGFAAASALGGVAVSAEMLLIARGLQGVFAALLAPAALALLSVTFPSGPDRVKAFAVYGTVAGSGAAVGLLLGGVLTEYLSWHWCLLVNVPIAVVAIIAAIPLVKESRADGDRSYDIPGALLVTLGLGSIVYGFSRAEDGWGNADTIGFLALGVGLMVAFVWWESRARNPLLPLRVVADRTRGGAYLTSVMVGAALLGGLLYLTLHFQIVLGMSPLISGLASLPMAASIMLTAPQVARLLPRVGPRILMTVGPLVAAAGLLWFSRVTVDGAYVVQVLPGQILLGVGLAFVFVPMQNVALSGIEPRDAGVAGAALTGTQQIGGSIGTAVFTALFASAVTAAATDGVANPLQQQVDGYHVVFLAAAIGVACASVISWSMVRVPIERFREGASTEAVSMH from the coding sequence TTGGACCGTCCTCGCCCGCCCGGGCGCCGCACGACCCTCCAGGAGCACCAGATCCCGCACGCACGCACCCCCGAAGACGCACCGCCCTCCACGTCCCCGGCCGGCCCCGCCGCTCCCGCCGTCCCGGCCGCTCCCGCCGCCCCCGCCCGCAGCAAGTGGATCCTCCTCGCCGTCGTCGCCCTCGCCCAGCTGATGGTCGTGCTCGACGGCACCATCGTGAACATCGCCCTCCCGGCCGCCCAGCGCGAGCTCGGCATGAGCGACGCCGACCGCACCTGGGTCGTCACCGTCTACGCGCTCGCCTTCGGGTCGCTGCTCCTCCTCGGCGGCCGCATCGCCGACTACTGGGGCCGCAAGCGCTCCTTCATCCTCGGCATGGTCGGCTTCGCCGCGGCCAGCGCGCTGGGCGGCGTCGCCGTCTCGGCCGAGATGCTGCTCATCGCGCGCGGCCTCCAGGGCGTCTTCGCGGCGCTCCTCGCGCCCGCCGCGCTCGCGCTCCTCTCGGTGACGTTCCCGTCCGGGCCCGACCGCGTGAAGGCGTTCGCGGTGTACGGCACCGTGGCCGGATCCGGCGCCGCCGTGGGCCTGCTGCTCGGCGGCGTGCTCACCGAGTACCTCAGCTGGCACTGGTGCCTGCTCGTCAACGTGCCGATCGCGGTCGTCGCGATCATCGCGGCCATCCCGCTGGTGAAGGAGAGCCGCGCGGACGGCGACCGCAGCTACGACATCCCGGGCGCCCTGCTCGTGACCCTCGGCCTCGGCTCGATCGTCTACGGCTTCTCCCGCGCGGAGGACGGCTGGGGCAACGCCGACACCATCGGCTTCCTCGCGCTCGGCGTCGGCCTCATGGTCGCGTTCGTCTGGTGGGAGTCGCGGGCACGCAACCCGCTCCTGCCGCTCCGCGTCGTCGCCGACCGCACCCGCGGCGGCGCGTACCTCACCTCCGTGATGGTGGGCGCGGCGCTCCTCGGCGGCCTGCTGTACCTCACGCTGCACTTCCAGATCGTGCTCGGCATGTCGCCGCTGATCTCGGGTCTCGCGTCGCTGCCCATGGCCGCGTCGATCATGCTCACGGCCCCGCAGGTCGCCCGGCTGCTGCCGCGCGTCGGCCCGCGGATCCTCATGACCGTCGGCCCGCTCGTCGCGGCCGCCGGCCTCCTCTGGTTCAGCCGCGTGACGGTCGACGGCGCGTACGTCGTCCAGGTGCTGCCCGGGCAGATCCTCCTCGGCGTGGGCCTCGCGTTCGTGTTCGTGCCCATGCAGAACGTCGCGCTCTCCGGGATCGAGCCGCGTGACGCCGGCGTCGCGGGCGCGGCGCTCACGGGCACGCAGCAGATCGGCGGATCCATCGGCACCGCGGTCTTCACGGCCCTGTTCGCCTCGGCCGTCACCGCGGCGGCCACCGACGGCGTGGCGAACCCGCTGCAGCAGCAGGTCGACGGCTACCACGTGGTCTTCCTCGCCGCGGCGATCGGCGTGGCCTGCGCCTCGGTCATCTCGTGGTCGATGGTGCGCGTCCCGATCGAGCGCTTCCGCGAGGGCGCCTCGACCGAGGCCGTCAGCATGCACTGA
- a CDS encoding sensor histidine kinase gives MSSPIAPAPRSRARTLGRESALVALSLVVGVIAFGASLTFLEESGVSGTRTEVLLLLDVAGGILALALLPLRRHAPVAIGVTLAVLAAMSTLAILASVIALVSVATRRRPREIALVVSAWVVALVAWELAGLAQTPLEQGDGPLYVIMLALVVGVPVVVGLYVGGRRELLASLRERARLAEEEQALRLEQAADHERTRIAREMHDVLAHRLSLVALHAGALEYRDDLDASEVRQTATVVRENARTALDELREVLGVLRDPSGSPATAPPQPTLADLPELLDDARVLGGDVRLDLDAGSRDALPLLGASASRHAYRIVQECLTNARRHAPGAPVDVVIDGRPGGMLRVVVRNPLTAAEEDGPAPASPGHGLLGLAERARSAGGTLEVTVRDGAHVVTAELAWIP, from the coding sequence ATGTCCTCCCCCATCGCACCGGCGCCGCGGTCACGTGCCCGGACGCTCGGCCGCGAGAGCGCGCTGGTCGCCCTCTCCCTCGTCGTCGGCGTCATCGCCTTCGGCGCCTCGCTCACCTTCCTCGAGGAGTCCGGCGTCTCCGGCACGCGCACCGAGGTGCTCCTGCTGCTCGACGTCGCCGGCGGGATCCTCGCCCTCGCGCTCCTGCCCCTCCGCCGCCACGCACCGGTCGCCATCGGGGTCACGCTCGCGGTGCTGGCCGCGATGTCGACCCTCGCGATCCTCGCCTCCGTGATCGCCCTCGTCTCGGTCGCGACGCGGCGTCGCCCGCGCGAGATCGCCCTGGTGGTGTCCGCGTGGGTCGTCGCGCTCGTGGCCTGGGAGCTCGCGGGCCTCGCGCAGACGCCGCTCGAGCAGGGCGACGGGCCCCTGTACGTGATCATGCTCGCGCTCGTCGTCGGCGTGCCCGTCGTCGTCGGCCTCTACGTGGGCGGCCGGCGCGAGCTGCTGGCGTCGCTGCGGGAGCGGGCCCGGCTCGCGGAGGAGGAGCAGGCGCTCCGCCTGGAGCAGGCGGCGGACCACGAGCGCACGCGCATCGCCCGGGAGATGCACGACGTCCTCGCGCACCGGCTCTCCCTGGTGGCCCTGCACGCGGGCGCCCTCGAGTACCGGGACGACCTGGACGCGTCCGAGGTGCGGCAGACGGCCACGGTCGTCCGCGAGAACGCGCGCACGGCCCTCGACGAGCTGCGCGAGGTGCTGGGGGTGCTGCGGGACCCGTCGGGATCCCCGGCGACCGCTCCCCCGCAGCCGACGCTCGCCGACCTCCCCGAGCTGCTCGACGACGCCCGGGTCCTCGGCGGGGACGTGCGGCTCGACCTCGACGCCGGGAGCCGCGACGCCCTCCCTCTCCTGGGCGCGTCGGCCTCCCGCCACGCGTACCGCATCGTCCAGGAGTGCCTGACGAACGCCCGGCGGCACGCGCCCGGCGCACCGGTGGACGTCGTGATCGACGGCCGGCCCGGCGGGATGCTCCGGGTCGTCGTGCGGAACCCCCTGACCGCCGCGGAGGAGGACGGGCCTGCGCCCGCGTCGCCCGGGCACGGCCTCCTCGGCCTCGCCGAGAGGGCGCGATCGGCGGGCGGGACGCTCGAGGTCACGGTGCGCGACGGGGCGCACGTGGTCACGGCCGAGCTGGCGTGGATCCCGTGA
- a CDS encoding helix-turn-helix domain-containing protein, with protein MTGVGGLLRGLRMSADLTLEALAERSGVSVRTISDIERGVSARPRRATAHALADALGLEGSRRDRLLAAARPTAEAAAGSTTRPAGSGGPAPYRLADFRGRDEEIERLVAAATGPAAGPRHAPTLVVLSGAPGVGKSSIAVEAAHRITAGSRPPLFVDLGGLDDAPAEPLHVIQSLLRQLTGAEGARGDLADATAAWAAATAAQPVVVVLDDAATEAQVRPVMAADPGATVLVTSRRTLAGLASARHLRVPVLPRRDGVALLEAIVPEAQRVGADLDELARLCGDLPLALRVAGHRIASQPASTVEDHVRRLRAEGRRLGALVAGDTGVQAAFATSCAHLTPGARDLFRSLALLRGSSFAAPMAGAVLGLGEDAALGLLDELADLGMVETMSGSRYRLHDLLRLYAAERLHADVDPVEIRRRSERLGRWTLATAAAAGRVFAPDDAPHPRLGPALAFGSRAAARAWLVTEVDAWFPEYAAAATDGREALALAAAPHIRWFGDRWFEWGRWHELFAVTAELAHRAGDAVLEAEALTDVAFIQHYARWDPAAAVVTARRALALATASGDGRGRARALSDIGACLEALGDVDGAVASTRLAITAFEQLGLPGPVLDSRGVLARSLLATDPAAGLAAYEEILERTREPQPGMAEHDRWAAHLDALAQCGKALVRLGRHTESIELAETMLTTADGPAVDHAGERDRARALRNRGLARLALGEVDAGRADLERALVLAGDLPPAEWSAEIRDALDGLPAATA; from the coding sequence GTGACGGGGGTCGGCGGCCTCCTCCGCGGCCTGCGGATGTCGGCGGATCTCACGCTCGAGGCCCTCGCGGAGCGCTCGGGCGTGAGCGTGCGCACCATCAGCGACATCGAGCGCGGCGTCAGCGCGCGACCGCGCCGGGCGACCGCGCACGCGCTCGCGGACGCGCTCGGCCTCGAGGGGAGCCGGCGTGACCGGCTGCTCGCCGCGGCCCGTCCGACCGCGGAGGCCGCCGCGGGCTCGACGACCCGGCCCGCGGGATCCGGCGGCCCCGCGCCCTACCGGCTGGCCGACTTCCGCGGCCGCGACGAGGAGATCGAGCGCCTGGTCGCGGCCGCGACGGGTCCCGCCGCCGGCCCGCGCCACGCCCCGACGCTCGTCGTGCTGAGCGGGGCGCCGGGCGTCGGCAAGTCGAGCATCGCGGTCGAGGCGGCCCACCGGATCACGGCGGGGTCGCGGCCGCCGCTGTTCGTCGACCTGGGCGGGCTCGACGACGCGCCCGCCGAGCCGCTGCACGTCATCCAGTCGCTGCTGCGGCAGCTGACCGGCGCGGAGGGCGCCCGGGGCGACCTCGCGGACGCGACCGCGGCCTGGGCCGCCGCCACCGCCGCGCAGCCCGTCGTGGTGGTGCTGGACGACGCGGCGACCGAGGCGCAGGTGCGTCCCGTCATGGCGGCGGATCCGGGCGCGACGGTGCTCGTCACCTCGCGGCGGACGCTCGCCGGGCTCGCCAGCGCGCGCCACCTCCGCGTCCCCGTCCTGCCGCGGAGGGACGGCGTCGCGCTGCTGGAGGCGATCGTCCCCGAGGCGCAGCGCGTCGGCGCCGACCTCGACGAGCTGGCGCGCCTGTGCGGCGACCTGCCGCTCGCGCTCCGGGTGGCGGGGCACCGCATCGCCTCGCAGCCCGCCTCCACCGTCGAGGACCACGTGCGGCGCCTCCGCGCGGAGGGCCGTCGGCTCGGCGCCCTGGTCGCCGGCGACACGGGCGTGCAGGCTGCCTTCGCCACCTCGTGCGCCCACCTCACCCCCGGCGCACGCGACCTGTTCCGGAGCCTCGCGCTCCTCCGCGGATCCTCGTTCGCGGCGCCCATGGCCGGCGCGGTCCTCGGCCTCGGCGAGGACGCGGCCCTCGGGCTGCTCGACGAGCTCGCGGACCTCGGCATGGTCGAGACGATGAGCGGATCCCGCTACCGCCTCCACGACCTGCTGCGCCTCTACGCCGCCGAGCGCCTGCACGCCGACGTGGATCCCGTCGAGATCCGGCGCCGAAGCGAGCGGCTCGGCCGGTGGACGCTCGCGACCGCCGCCGCCGCGGGCCGCGTGTTCGCCCCGGACGACGCGCCGCACCCCCGGCTCGGCCCGGCGCTCGCGTTCGGCTCGCGCGCCGCGGCCCGCGCGTGGCTCGTCACCGAGGTCGACGCGTGGTTCCCGGAGTACGCCGCCGCCGCGACCGACGGCCGGGAGGCGCTCGCGCTGGCCGCGGCCCCGCACATCCGGTGGTTCGGCGACCGGTGGTTCGAGTGGGGGCGCTGGCACGAGCTGTTCGCCGTCACCGCCGAGCTCGCGCATCGCGCCGGCGACGCCGTCCTCGAGGCGGAGGCCCTCACGGACGTCGCGTTCATCCAGCACTACGCGCGATGGGATCCGGCGGCCGCCGTCGTCACGGCCCGGCGCGCGCTCGCCCTCGCGACCGCGAGCGGCGACGGCCGCGGGCGGGCCAGGGCCCTCTCCGACATCGGCGCGTGCCTCGAGGCGCTCGGCGACGTCGACGGCGCGGTCGCCTCCACGCGCCTCGCGATCACCGCGTTCGAGCAGCTCGGCCTCCCGGGTCCCGTCCTCGACTCCCGCGGCGTCCTGGCCAGGTCGCTGCTGGCGACGGACCCGGCTGCGGGCCTCGCGGCGTACGAGGAGATCCTCGAGCGCACGCGCGAGCCGCAGCCCGGCATGGCCGAGCACGACCGCTGGGCGGCGCACCTCGACGCGCTGGCGCAGTGCGGCAAGGCACTCGTCCGCCTCGGTCGGCACACGGAGTCGATCGAGCTCGCGGAGACGATGCTGACCACCGCGGACGGTCCCGCCGTCGACCACGCGGGCGAGCGCGACCGCGCCCGCGCGCTCCGCAACCGCGGCCTCGCCCGGCTCGCCCTCGGCGAGGTGGACGCCGGCCGCGCCGACCTCGAGCGCGCCCTCGTCCTCGCGGGTGACCTGCCGCCGGCCGAGTGGTCGGCGGAGATCCGCGACGCCCTCGACGGTCTCCCGGCCGCGACCGCCTAG
- a CDS encoding SGNH/GDSL hydrolase family protein: MTGRLRRVAQAIARPAIFVQYVALRVGLESTVVPRDAGSGTVPGESPQRVLVIGEATAVGFGVLSHELGMAGHFSRQLARRTGRGVEWATRPFADLTIHTAAGTVRDRTLLAGVDVVLLMVGVGDSIRLTPQRTWRRLLCAAIDDLVAGLPEGARVLIPDVPPLKESVGIPAPWRPVAARHARLLNRVTEEIVASRADADCVPFPSEAVIDIGDPDAAQASRVYAMWARAFVQRLLGPARLAEG; encoded by the coding sequence ATGACGGGACGACTGAGGCGCGTGGCGCAGGCCATCGCGCGGCCCGCCATCTTCGTGCAGTACGTGGCCCTCCGCGTCGGGCTCGAGAGCACGGTCGTCCCGCGGGACGCCGGATCCGGCACGGTGCCGGGCGAGTCGCCCCAGCGCGTGCTCGTCATCGGCGAGGCCACGGCCGTCGGCTTCGGGGTGCTCTCGCACGAGCTCGGCATGGCCGGGCACTTCTCCCGCCAGCTCGCGCGGCGCACGGGCCGGGGCGTCGAATGGGCGACGCGGCCCTTCGCCGACCTCACGATCCACACGGCCGCGGGCACCGTCCGCGACCGGACGCTCCTCGCGGGCGTCGACGTGGTGCTCCTCATGGTGGGCGTGGGCGACAGCATCCGGCTCACGCCGCAGCGCACCTGGCGGAGGCTCCTGTGCGCCGCCATCGACGACCTCGTCGCGGGTCTGCCCGAGGGCGCGCGGGTGCTCATCCCCGACGTGCCGCCGCTCAAGGAGAGCGTCGGGATCCCCGCGCCCTGGCGTCCCGTCGCCGCCCGGCACGCGCGCCTGCTCAACCGCGTCACCGAGGAGATCGTCGCCTCCCGCGCGGACGCCGACTGCGTCCCGTTCCCGAGCGAGGCCGTCATCGACATCGGCGATCCCGATGCCGCGCAGGCCTCCCGGGTCTACGCCATGTGGGCCCGGGCGTTCGTCCAGCGGCTCCTCGGACCCGCGCGCCTCGCCGAGGGGTGA
- a CDS encoding TIGR02611 family protein, whose amino-acid sequence MSDTLTREIEAGTSHAHPLRRFLRRCRAWIELHPKARWLYRILVGILGLAIVLVGVVLIPLPGPGWLVVFLGIAVLGTEFPAAHRVNVFLKRQLHRFWEAWRRWRASRAERRAQRTVR is encoded by the coding sequence ATGTCGGACACCCTGACCCGCGAGATCGAGGCCGGGACCAGCCACGCCCACCCGCTGCGCCGGTTCCTGCGCCGCTGCCGGGCCTGGATCGAGCTGCACCCGAAGGCACGCTGGCTCTACCGGATCCTCGTCGGCATCCTGGGCCTCGCCATCGTCCTCGTGGGCGTCGTGCTCATCCCGCTGCCCGGCCCGGGCTGGCTCGTCGTCTTCCTCGGGATCGCGGTGCTCGGCACCGAGTTCCCCGCCGCGCACCGCGTGAACGTGTTCCTCAAGCGCCAGCTGCACCGCTTCTGGGAGGCGTGGCGCCGCTGGCGCGCGTCGCGTGCCGAGCGCAGGGCCCAGCGCACCGTCCGCTGA
- a CDS encoding RDD family protein — protein MSGTHDDGRQDAGQADGAPPAYAGSPYPAGPYPAGPYAAASYPGAVPPGYGMALLPHAQRPLPPHIDPAWRLAGVGRRAAGRILDQVVFGLVGGLSAWAAIVPLQGMARQRIADLQLFGEAAEDVMDSYFGAAGLAVLISLVSYLLIATWWLGWKGSTPGKAMVGIRVQRFSEPGMLGFGRALLRGVVQNGFALGWLFTVWLPYASVGWDSRHLLRGWHDLAADDVVLARRTAAHASS, from the coding sequence ATGAGCGGCACGCACGACGACGGACGGCAGGACGCGGGGCAGGCGGACGGCGCACCGCCCGCGTACGCAGGCAGTCCGTACCCCGCCGGCCCGTACCCCGCCGGCCCATACGCCGCCGCCTCGTACCCCGGCGCCGTCCCGCCCGGCTACGGCATGGCGCTCCTGCCGCACGCGCAGCGTCCGCTCCCGCCGCACATCGACCCCGCCTGGCGCCTCGCCGGGGTGGGACGCCGTGCCGCCGGGCGGATCCTCGACCAGGTCGTGTTCGGCCTCGTCGGCGGGCTCTCCGCGTGGGCCGCCATCGTCCCCCTGCAGGGCATGGCGCGGCAGCGGATCGCCGACCTCCAGCTCTTCGGCGAGGCCGCGGAGGACGTGATGGACTCCTACTTCGGCGCCGCGGGCCTGGCCGTGCTGATCAGCCTGGTCTCCTACCTCCTCATCGCCACGTGGTGGCTCGGGTGGAAGGGCTCGACGCCGGGGAAGGCGATGGTCGGGATCCGCGTCCAGCGCTTCTCCGAGCCGGGGATGCTCGGGTTCGGCCGCGCGCTCCTCCGCGGCGTCGTGCAGAACGGGTTCGCCCTCGGCTGGCTGTTCACGGTCTGGCTGCCGTACGCGTCCGTCGGCTGGGACTCCCGGCACCTGCTCCGCGGCTGGCACGACCTGGCCGCCGACGACGTCGTGCTCGCCCGCCGGACCGCGGCGCACGCCTCCTCCTGA
- a CDS encoding response regulator transcription factor encodes MDPVTRSGDGPVRIVIVDDDALMRAGLRMLLGGDAGLVVVGEAADGLEAAAVIDRSDPDLVLMDIRMPRCDGITATAREVARRPDLAVIVLTTFDADELVLGALRAGARGFLLKDTPPAELVDAVRLAAAGRSILSPSVLDTVIGVAAERDRGDRTAERARFATLTEREQEVALAIARGRSNARIASDMYVSVATVKTHVGHVLEKLGVEGRVQVAVLVHEAGLAPTG; translated from the coding sequence GTGGATCCCGTGACCCGCTCGGGCGACGGCCCCGTCCGCATCGTGATCGTCGACGACGACGCGCTCATGCGCGCCGGCCTCCGCATGCTCCTCGGCGGGGACGCGGGCCTCGTGGTGGTCGGGGAGGCCGCCGACGGGCTGGAGGCCGCCGCGGTGATCGACCGGTCCGATCCCGACCTCGTGCTCATGGACATCCGGATGCCGCGCTGCGACGGGATCACCGCGACGGCCCGCGAGGTCGCCCGCCGGCCCGACCTCGCGGTGATCGTGCTCACGACGTTCGACGCCGACGAGCTGGTGCTCGGCGCGCTCCGGGCGGGCGCCCGCGGGTTCCTCCTCAAGGACACGCCGCCGGCCGAGCTCGTCGACGCGGTGCGGCTGGCGGCCGCGGGCCGGTCGATCCTCTCCCCGTCGGTGCTCGACACCGTGATCGGCGTCGCGGCCGAGCGGGATCGCGGCGACCGGACGGCCGAGCGCGCGCGCTTCGCGACGCTGACCGAGCGCGAGCAGGAGGTCGCGCTCGCCATCGCGCGCGGCCGGTCGAACGCGCGCATCGCGTCCGACATGTACGTGAGCGTGGCGACCGTGAAGACGCACGTGGGCCACGTGCTGGAGAAGCTCGGCGTCGAGGGCCGGGTGCAGGTCGCCGTGCTCGTGCACGAGGCCGGGCTCGCCCCGACGGGGTGA
- a CDS encoding TetR family transcriptional regulator produces MAETTGSARSTRDKPDDVRHRILLAAREEFAAHGLAGARVDRIARSGRASKERLYAHFTDKESLFRAVLKLNGVEFFSAVTLDPADLPGFVGQIFDHAYDHPEHRRMLAWARLDGVVLDVPHSETSPSAKVEAIRRGQEVGTIDPSWDPQRLLTMLFALAQAWVQSPYPAMHEDGPAGRAADRAAVVEAARRITAPPAR; encoded by the coding sequence ATGGCAGAGACGACGGGGTCCGCCCGATCCACCCGAGACAAGCCCGACGACGTCCGGCACCGCATCCTCCTCGCGGCGCGCGAGGAGTTCGCCGCCCACGGGCTGGCGGGGGCGCGCGTCGACCGCATCGCCCGCTCCGGCCGCGCGAGCAAGGAGCGGCTGTACGCGCACTTCACGGACAAGGAGTCGCTGTTCCGCGCGGTGCTGAAGCTCAACGGCGTGGAGTTCTTCTCCGCCGTGACGCTCGACCCCGCCGACCTCCCCGGCTTCGTCGGCCAGATCTTCGACCACGCCTACGACCACCCGGAGCACCGGCGCATGCTCGCCTGGGCCCGGCTCGACGGCGTGGTGCTCGACGTCCCGCACAGCGAGACGTCCCCGTCGGCCAAGGTCGAGGCGATCCGGCGCGGGCAGGAGGTGGGCACCATCGACCCGTCGTGGGATCCGCAGCGCCTCCTCACGATGCTGTTCGCGCTCGCGCAGGCGTGGGTCCAGTCGCCGTACCCCGCCATGCACGAGGACGGGCCGGCCGGCCGCGCGGCGGACCGGGCGGCCGTGGTCGAGGCGGCCCGGCGGATCACGGCGCCGCCCGCGCGCTGA
- a CDS encoding alkene reductase, with amino-acid sequence MKLFSPVTLGALELPNRVAMAPLTRMRSDEHGVPGDLVVEYYRQRASTGLIVSEGVFTSERSKAYPGQPGIVTDEQIAGWRRVTDAVHADGGRIVMQLMHGGRVSHEEITGGLPLLAPSAIAIQGEVHVPSGKAPYPVPSEPETDEVPLIVDELTVAARNAVDAGFDGVEIHSANGYLLHEFLSPVSNVRTDAYGGSPANRAKLGIDVTHAISREIGADRVGIRISPSHNIQDVLEEDPEETRATYEALLSGIAPLGLAYVSILHAEPAGELVQGLRATFGGPLMINSGFGVQTERDEAIQLVEEGTADVVAVGRMIIANPDLVERWEQGAETNDPNPATFYGPGAEGYTDYPALAS; translated from the coding sequence GTGAAGCTCTTCTCCCCCGTCACCCTCGGCGCCCTCGAGCTCCCGAACCGCGTCGCCATGGCGCCGCTGACCCGCATGCGCTCCGACGAGCACGGCGTGCCCGGCGACCTCGTCGTCGAGTACTACCGCCAGCGCGCGTCCACCGGCCTCATCGTCTCCGAGGGCGTGTTCACGAGCGAGCGCAGCAAGGCGTACCCGGGCCAGCCCGGCATCGTGACGGACGAGCAGATCGCCGGCTGGCGCCGCGTGACCGACGCGGTGCACGCCGACGGCGGCCGCATCGTGATGCAGCTCATGCACGGAGGCCGCGTCTCGCACGAGGAGATCACGGGCGGACTGCCCCTGCTCGCGCCGAGCGCCATCGCGATCCAGGGCGAGGTGCACGTGCCCAGCGGCAAGGCGCCGTACCCCGTGCCGAGCGAGCCGGAGACCGACGAGGTCCCGCTCATCGTCGACGAGCTCACGGTCGCCGCGCGCAACGCCGTCGACGCCGGGTTCGACGGCGTGGAGATCCACTCCGCCAACGGCTACCTGCTGCACGAGTTCCTCTCGCCCGTCTCCAACGTGCGCACCGACGCGTACGGCGGATCGCCCGCGAACCGCGCGAAGCTCGGCATCGACGTCACCCACGCGATCTCGCGGGAGATCGGCGCGGACCGCGTCGGCATCCGCATCTCGCCGAGCCACAACATCCAGGACGTCCTCGAGGAGGACCCCGAGGAGACCCGCGCGACGTACGAGGCGCTGCTCTCCGGCATCGCGCCGCTCGGCCTCGCCTACGTGAGCATCCTGCACGCGGAGCCCGCGGGCGAGCTCGTGCAGGGCCTCCGCGCGACGTTCGGCGGGCCGCTCATGATCAACAGCGGCTTCGGCGTGCAGACCGAGCGCGACGAGGCGATCCAGCTGGTCGAGGAGGGCACGGCCGACGTCGTGGCCGTCGGCCGCATGATCATCGCGAACCCCGACCTCGTCGAGCGCTGGGAGCAGGGCGCCGAGACGAACGACCCGAACCCCGCCACGTTCTACGGCCCCGGCGCCGAGGGCTACACGGACTACCCGGCGCTCGCGAGCTGA